From Bacillus sp. FSL K6-3431, the proteins below share one genomic window:
- the cymR gene encoding cysteine metabolism transcriptional regulator CymR yields the protein MKISTKGRYGLTIMIELSKRHGQGPTSLKLIAQTHNLSEHYLEQLAGPLRNAGLVRSIRGAYGGYVLADEPANITAGDIIRVLEGPISPVEGIEDEEPAKRELWMRIRDAVKDVLDSTTIEDLANHKDDGSSEPYMFYI from the coding sequence ATGAAAATATCTACAAAAGGTCGATATGGTTTAACGATCATGATCGAACTGAGTAAAAGACATGGACAAGGACCGACATCGTTAAAATTAATTGCTCAGACACATAATCTATCAGAACACTATCTTGAACAATTAGCTGGACCGCTACGTAATGCGGGACTAGTTCGAAGTATTAGAGGAGCATATGGTGGCTATGTACTTGCTGATGAACCAGCAAATATTACTGCAGGAGATATTATTCGCGTATTGGAAGGACCTATTAGCCCGGTTGAAGGGATTGAAGATGAGGAGCCAGCAAAACGTGAGTTATGGATGAGAATCCGCGATGCGGTTAAAGATGTGCTTGATAGTACAACTATTGAAGATTTAGCCAACCATAAAGATGATGGAAGTTCGGAACCATATATGTTCTATATTTAA
- a CDS encoding YczE/YyaS/YitT family protein: MRKTDNLIARLAIFTVGLLIMSLGIVFLIISGFGASPWDVLHVGLYYQLGLTIGTWSILVGFAILGSAAILMKEWPQFGAYLNMILIGLFIDMYMLLPFVTEPESWLGKITMFIIGMVIYAYGMGIYLSAQLGSGPRDSFMLALQDKMGWKISNARRMMEVTVLIVGWLLGGPVFIGTIVFSIVAGTFIGLALPQCQKITDKILEKRMKDKLNKEIDRSANI; encoded by the coding sequence ATGAGAAAAACAGATAATTTAATTGCAAGACTTGCTATTTTTACGGTCGGTTTGCTTATTATGTCTTTAGGAATCGTATTTTTGATTATTTCAGGCTTCGGAGCTTCTCCTTGGGATGTGCTCCATGTAGGTCTTTATTATCAATTGGGGTTGACGATCGGAACATGGTCCATCCTTGTAGGATTTGCCATTCTGGGAAGTGCAGCAATCTTGATGAAAGAGTGGCCGCAATTTGGCGCATATTTAAATATGATTTTAATTGGCTTATTTATTGATATGTATATGTTGCTCCCATTTGTTACTGAGCCTGAAAGTTGGCTTGGGAAAATAACGATGTTTATAATAGGAATGGTTATTTATGCGTATGGGATGGGTATTTATCTCTCAGCACAGCTTGGATCAGGACCTCGCGATAGCTTTATGTTAGCATTGCAGGATAAAATGGGTTGGAAAATATCGAACGCCCGCCGGATGATGGAAGTGACAGTGCTTATAGTTGGCTGGTTGCTCGGTGGACCCGTTTTCATTGGGACAATCGTATTTAGCATTGTTGCTGGTACTTTTATCGGATTAGCATTGCCACAGTGCCAAAAGATTACTGATAAAATATTGGAAAAAAGAATGAAAGATAAATTAAACAAAGAAATAGATCGGAGTGCAAATATATGA
- a CDS encoding tRNA threonylcarbamoyladenosine dehydratase, whose amino-acid sequence MLHQFSRNELAIGKQGVNLLQDTSVAILGIGGVGTFAAEALARSGVGKLILVDKDDVDITNVNRQLIALLSTVGQPKVDLMKERIKDINPECEVITLKMFYTEETYEEFFKHQPDFVVDASDTIAYKIHLIKECLKREIPMISCMGAANKMDPTRFMIKDIFKTHTDPIAKVIRTRLRKDGFKKGVPVVFSDESPIVIREEVKEEVGKQDSEIRKAQMPPSSNAFVPSAAGLIMASYVVREIVKDIPIHRVKDGK is encoded by the coding sequence ATGTTACACCAATTTTCTAGGAATGAATTGGCGATAGGCAAACAAGGAGTTAATTTATTGCAGGATACTTCTGTTGCTATTCTTGGTATTGGGGGAGTAGGTACATTTGCTGCCGAAGCACTGGCAAGGTCTGGTGTTGGTAAACTAATTTTGGTTGATAAAGATGATGTTGATATTACGAATGTAAATAGACAGCTGATTGCACTTTTATCTACTGTTGGACAACCAAAAGTAGATTTAATGAAAGAACGGATTAAAGATATTAACCCCGAATGCGAAGTTATTACATTGAAAATGTTTTATACGGAAGAGACGTACGAGGAGTTTTTTAAACATCAACCTGACTTTGTTGTTGATGCATCGGATACAATAGCTTATAAGATCCATCTTATAAAAGAATGTCTAAAAAGGGAAATTCCGATGATCTCCTGTATGGGCGCTGCAAATAAAATGGACCCGACAAGGTTTATGATCAAGGATATATTCAAGACACATACGGACCCGATTGCAAAAGTGATCAGAACAAGACTTCGTAAGGATGGATTCAAAAAGGGTGTTCCAGTTGTATTTTCTGATGAAAGTCCGATAGTCATAAGAGAAGAAGTAAAAGAAGAAGTAGGAAAGCAAGATTCTGAAATTAGAAAAGCACAAATGCCTCCATCGTCTAATGCATTTGTACCTTCGGCTGCAGGGCTGATCATGGCCAGTTATGTTGTCAGGGAAATAGTAAAGGATATTCCTATTCACCGTGTGAAGGATGGAAAGTGA
- the aspS gene encoding aspartate--tRNA ligase codes for MFGRTYYCGEISEQAIGEFVVLKGWVQRRRDLGGLIFIDLRDRSGIVQIVFNPETSSEALVTAEKVRNEYVLDIRGKVIARDPKTVNDNLLTGKIEILVEEITIINEAKTPPFMIENRAEAAEDIRLKYRYLDLRRPEMFDVFKMRHDVTKTIRNFLDNEGFLDIETPMLTKSTPEGARDYLVPSRVHPGEFFALPQSPQIFKQLLMVGGFDKYYQVARCFRDEDLRADRQPEFTQIDIETSFMSQEDIRSMTERMMQQVMQAAKGVEIQTSFPIMTYDDAMNRFGSDKPDTRFEMELKDISNLVEQSDFKVFANAVASGGQVKAIVVKGNAAKYSRKDIDALGEFASRHGAKGLAWLKVDAEGVKGPIAKFFSAEDQSQLCHVLDAEQDDLILFVADSRKVVASALSALRLKLGKELGLIDEGKFNFLWITEWPLLEFSEEENRYFAAHHPFTMPVREDLEKLEKDPANVRAQAYDLVLNGYELGGGSLRIFERDIQERMFATLGFTKEEAQEQFGFLLEAFEYGTPPHGGIALGLDRMVMLLAGRSSLRDTIAFPKTASASDLLMKAPDSVDNAQLKELHLSIEQEKKAQAENA; via the coding sequence ATGTTTGGAAGAACATATTACTGTGGGGAAATATCAGAGCAAGCAATTGGTGAGTTTGTTGTATTAAAAGGATGGGTGCAAAGAAGACGTGATTTGGGTGGCTTGATTTTTATTGATCTTCGGGATCGATCGGGCATTGTTCAAATTGTTTTTAACCCTGAGACTTCAAGTGAAGCACTTGTAACTGCGGAAAAAGTTCGTAATGAATATGTACTTGACATTCGTGGGAAAGTAATTGCTAGAGATCCTAAAACGGTTAATGATAATTTACTAACGGGTAAAATCGAAATATTAGTAGAAGAAATAACGATTATTAATGAAGCGAAAACCCCTCCTTTCATGATTGAAAATAGAGCCGAAGCTGCAGAAGATATTCGTTTGAAATATCGATATCTAGATTTAAGAAGACCGGAAATGTTTGACGTGTTTAAAATGCGTCATGATGTAACGAAAACAATCCGGAACTTTTTGGATAATGAAGGATTTTTAGATATTGAAACGCCGATGTTAACGAAAAGTACGCCTGAAGGTGCACGTGATTACTTAGTACCTAGTAGGGTACATCCGGGTGAGTTTTTTGCTTTACCTCAATCACCACAAATATTCAAACAACTATTGATGGTTGGTGGTTTTGATAAATACTACCAAGTTGCGCGTTGTTTCCGTGATGAAGATTTAAGAGCAGATCGGCAACCCGAATTTACGCAAATCGATATTGAAACAAGTTTTATGAGCCAAGAAGATATTAGAAGTATGACAGAGCGCATGATGCAGCAAGTAATGCAAGCTGCCAAAGGGGTGGAAATTCAAACATCTTTTCCAATTATGACTTATGATGATGCGATGAATCGATTTGGGTCAGATAAACCTGATACTCGCTTTGAAATGGAACTAAAAGATATTTCAAACCTTGTTGAACAATCCGATTTTAAAGTATTTGCAAATGCTGTTGCATCGGGAGGACAAGTTAAAGCAATTGTCGTCAAAGGCAATGCTGCTAAATACTCTAGAAAAGACATTGATGCATTAGGAGAATTTGCTTCTCGTCATGGTGCAAAGGGGTTAGCTTGGTTGAAAGTGGATGCTGAAGGTGTCAAAGGACCGATCGCTAAATTCTTTAGTGCAGAAGATCAAAGCCAGTTATGTCATGTACTCGATGCCGAGCAAGATGATCTCATCCTGTTTGTAGCGGATAGCCGAAAGGTTGTTGCAAGTGCACTTAGTGCATTACGATTAAAACTTGGAAAAGAACTTGGCCTAATTGATGAAGGTAAATTCAATTTTCTATGGATAACAGAATGGCCACTTTTAGAGTTTAGTGAGGAAGAAAACCGTTATTTTGCAGCACATCATCCGTTTACAATGCCTGTTAGGGAGGATCTTGAAAAATTGGAGAAAGATCCAGCAAATGTCCGTGCGCAAGCATATGACCTTGTTTTAAATGGTTATGAGCTTGGTGGTGGTTCGTTACGGATATTTGAACGTGATATTCAAGAAAGAATGTTCGCTACTCTTGGTTTTACTAAAGAAGAAGCGCAAGAACAATTTGGATTCCTATTGGAAGCTTTTGAATATGGGACGCCTCCACATGGTGGAATTGCATTAGGCCTTGACCGGATGGTTATGCTTCTTGCTGGAAGAAGCAGTCTACGGGACACCATTGCATTCCCAAAAACAGCAAGTGCAAGTGATCTATTAATGAAAGCACCTGATTCTGTTGATAATGCTCAACTGAAAGAATTGCATTTATCGATAGAACAAGAGAAAAAAGCACAAGCGGAAAATGCGTGA
- a CDS encoding N-acetylmuramoyl-L-alanine amidase, which translates to MRKKTYFIIATFILLLAGSMYYFPALAADANKITITGDIVNVRELPGTSYSVITQVRKDETYPLKNHKDGWYEIKLNSGESGWVADWLAQKTTSNSNAAQSAIVTVDDLNVRSAGNIDGSVIAKLNKGDLVHVIEEKQDWSRISFNNADAWVSSNYLESKQSKPENASTETGYSEISVLYDGTNIRKKPSIDSKIVKTASSGDVFNVIKKSGDWYKIDYGSGKTGYIANWIVSYPNQNTKGTKGLKGKTIVLDAGHGGRDQGTEGPNGTLEKDVTLKTSKLLAKKLKSKGVNVVLTRSADDYIDLSYRTNIASQYHADAFISIHYDGIKDNTVNGHTTYYYYFYEKELAEKLHSHLSNAVDMKNRGVRYGNYYVTRENERPSVLLELGYLSNPHEEGLINKNKFQEKITDAIVKGLEEYF; encoded by the coding sequence TTGCGAAAAAAAACATACTTTATCATTGCAACATTTATTTTACTGTTAGCTGGTAGTATGTATTACTTCCCTGCACTAGCGGCGGATGCAAATAAAATCACTATAACCGGAGACATAGTTAATGTTCGCGAACTTCCGGGCACATCTTACTCAGTTATTACCCAAGTTCGGAAGGATGAAACGTATCCACTTAAAAACCACAAAGACGGATGGTATGAAATCAAGCTGAATTCTGGTGAAAGTGGCTGGGTGGCCGATTGGTTAGCCCAAAAAACAACTTCCAATAGCAATGCTGCGCAAAGCGCGATTGTTACAGTTGATGACTTAAATGTGCGATCAGCAGGAAATATAGATGGATCTGTAATTGCAAAATTAAACAAAGGTGACCTCGTCCATGTGATCGAAGAAAAACAAGATTGGAGCCGCATCAGTTTTAATAATGCTGATGCATGGGTTAGTAGTAATTATCTGGAATCAAAACAGTCCAAACCAGAAAATGCATCTACGGAAACCGGCTATTCTGAAATAAGCGTTCTGTATGATGGGACAAACATTCGTAAAAAACCGTCAATAGATTCTAAAATAGTTAAGACCGCCTCATCCGGGGATGTATTCAATGTAATAAAAAAATCAGGTGATTGGTATAAAATTGATTATGGATCGGGAAAAACGGGTTATATTGCTAACTGGATTGTTTCCTACCCTAATCAAAATACGAAAGGTACCAAAGGGTTAAAAGGAAAAACGATAGTTTTAGATGCAGGTCACGGTGGGCGTGATCAAGGCACAGAAGGCCCTAATGGTACTTTGGAAAAAGACGTAACACTAAAAACTTCGAAGCTACTTGCAAAAAAGTTAAAATCCAAAGGCGTAAATGTCGTATTAACAAGAAGTGCGGATGATTATATTGATTTAAGTTATAGAACCAATATTGCCTCACAGTACCATGCAGATGCCTTTATTAGCATTCATTATGATGGCATTAAGGATAATACAGTGAATGGTCATACAACATATTATTATTATTTTTATGAAAAAGAGCTGGCGGAAAAGCTTCATAGCCATCTTTCTAATGCAGTAGATATGAAAAACCGCGGTGTCCGTTATGGTAATTATTATGTCACGAGAGAAAACGAGCGCCCATCTGTACTTCTTGAACTTGGATATTTAAGTAATCCACATGAAGAAGGTTTAATTAATAAAAATAAATTCCAAGAAAAAATAACAGATGCGATTGTTAAAGGGCTTGAAGAATACTTTTAA
- the hisS gene encoding histidine--tRNA ligase, producing MSIQIPRGTQDILPGEVEKWQLIEETAKEICRKYQYKEIRTPIFEHTELFQRGVGDTTDIVQKEMYSFDDRGGRNLTLRPEGTASVVRSFAENKMYGYANQPVKLYYFGPMFRYERPQAGRFRQFVQFGIEALGSNDPAIDAEVISIAMQLYQELGLKKLRLVVNSLGDTESRVAHREALINHFSPRIDEFCGDCKNRLEKNPLRILDCKKDSDHELMKNAPSVLNYLNEESKQYFDKVMQHLDGMEIEYVVDPTLVRGLDYYNHTAFEIMSEAEGFGAITTLCGGGRYNGLVENMGGPNTPGIGFALSIERLLSALTAESIDIAQTQEIDCYIIALGDEASDYSVTLLQALRKEGYSAEKDYMGRKMKAQFKAAERFGAKYIVIIGEDELKTGAAVVKKLEDGEQKELSLHNFIEEFDTLNR from the coding sequence TTGTCCATTCAAATACCAAGAGGGACACAAGATATCCTCCCAGGAGAAGTGGAAAAGTGGCAGTTAATTGAAGAAACTGCAAAAGAGATTTGCCGGAAGTATCAATATAAAGAAATTAGAACACCGATATTTGAGCATACAGAACTTTTTCAACGAGGAGTTGGCGATACAACCGATATCGTGCAAAAGGAAATGTACTCATTCGATGATCGCGGTGGCAGGAATTTAACACTTAGACCAGAAGGTACTGCTTCCGTAGTTCGTTCTTTTGCTGAAAATAAAATGTATGGGTACGCGAACCAGCCAGTGAAGCTCTATTATTTTGGTCCGATGTTCCGTTATGAGCGACCACAAGCGGGGAGATTTCGTCAATTTGTCCAATTCGGCATTGAAGCACTAGGTAGTAATGATCCAGCAATCGATGCGGAAGTTATTTCGATTGCAATGCAACTGTATCAAGAACTTGGCTTGAAAAAGCTTCGTCTTGTTGTAAATAGTCTTGGTGACACAGAAAGTAGAGTAGCACATAGGGAAGCATTGATTAATCACTTCTCGCCAAGAATAGATGAGTTTTGTGGGGATTGTAAAAATAGACTTGAGAAAAACCCACTCCGCATTTTAGATTGCAAAAAGGATTCCGATCATGAACTAATGAAAAACGCGCCATCCGTGTTAAATTACTTAAATGAAGAGTCCAAGCAATATTTCGATAAAGTGATGCAACATTTGGATGGGATGGAAATCGAATATGTCGTAGATCCAACACTTGTCAGAGGGCTTGATTATTATAATCACACGGCATTTGAAATTATGAGTGAAGCGGAAGGTTTTGGTGCGATCACAACGCTTTGTGGTGGTGGCCGTTATAATGGGCTTGTTGAAAATATGGGTGGACCAAATACACCGGGAATAGGTTTTGCTTTAAGTATTGAGCGATTGCTAAGTGCTTTAACTGCAGAAAGTATTGATATTGCACAAACGCAAGAGATAGATTGTTACATCATTGCGCTTGGCGATGAAGCGAGCGATTATTCTGTGACACTTTTACAAGCATTACGTAAAGAGGGCTATTCTGCTGAAAAGGACTATATGGGGCGGAAAATGAAAGCTCAATTTAAAGCAGCGGAACGTTTTGGGGCAAAGTATATCGTCATTATCGGTGAAGATGAACTTAAAACTGGCGCGGCAGTAGTGAAGAAATTAGAAGATGGTGAACAAAAGGAATTATCTCTTCATAATTTTATTGAAGAATTCGATACTTTAAACCGATAA
- a CDS encoding RelA/SpoT family protein, with protein sequence MAKDQILSAEEVIDKTSEYLNEEHVSFVKKAFEYARDAHKEQFRKSGEPYIIHPIQVAGILADLEMDPATVASGFLHDVVEDTPVTIADLVHEFGSEVAMLVDGVTKLGKIKYKSHEELQAENHRKMFVAMAQDIRVILIKLADRLHNMRTLKHLPPEKQRRIANETLEIFAPLAHRLGISKIKWELEDTSLRYLNPQQYYRIVNLMKRKRNEREQYLDDVMVEMKHRLIDVEIKAELSGRPKHIYSIYRKMVLQHKQFNEIYDLLAVRIVVNSIKDCYAVLGIIHTCWKPMPGRFKDYIAMPKTNMYQSLHTTVIGPKGDPLEVQIRTLEMHKISEYGVAAHWAYKEGKTTSQQASFEKKLSWFREILEFQNEAENAEEFMESLKIDLFSDMVFVFTPKGDVIELPSGSVPIDFAYRIHSEIGNKTIGAKINGKMVTLDYKLKTGDIIEVLTSKHSYGPSQDWIKLVQTSQAKNKIRQFFKRQRKEENIVKGRELVEKEIKDMDFDLKTILTADNINKVAEKFNFSHEDDMYAAVGYNGISAIQVANRLTEKWRRLRDEEEIIKDIPAEPKIENQSSRYEAGVKVTGADNLLIRLSRCCSPVPGDNIIGFITKGRGVSVHRTDCPNLKSSETQDRLIPVEWEMGTSYVKEYNVDIEINGYDRRGLLNEVMQMVSGTKTNITAVSGRTDRNKMATIMMSITIQNISHLHKVVDKIKQIPDIYAVRRIMN encoded by the coding sequence CCTTTGTGAAAAAAGCATTTGAATATGCTCGCGATGCCCATAAGGAACAATTCCGAAAATCGGGTGAGCCATATATTATTCACCCTATTCAAGTGGCAGGAATTCTTGCTGATCTAGAAATGGATCCCGCAACGGTAGCATCTGGCTTTTTGCACGATGTCGTGGAAGATACGCCTGTGACAATTGCAGATTTAGTGCATGAATTTGGTAGCGAAGTTGCTATGCTTGTTGATGGGGTTACAAAACTAGGTAAAATCAAATACAAATCGCATGAAGAGCTACAAGCGGAAAACCATCGGAAGATGTTTGTTGCAATGGCCCAAGATATTCGTGTTATTTTGATTAAATTAGCCGATAGACTTCATAATATGCGTACACTTAAGCATTTACCACCAGAAAAACAGCGGAGAATTGCAAATGAAACACTTGAGATATTTGCTCCTCTCGCACATCGACTTGGAATATCTAAAATTAAATGGGAATTGGAAGACACGTCACTGCGCTACTTAAATCCGCAACAGTATTATCGGATCGTTAATTTAATGAAAAGAAAACGGAATGAACGGGAACAATATCTTGATGATGTTATGGTAGAAATGAAGCATCGTCTTATTGATGTTGAAATCAAAGCAGAATTATCGGGAAGACCGAAGCATATATATTCAATCTATCGAAAAATGGTACTTCAACATAAGCAATTTAATGAGATTTATGATTTACTGGCTGTAAGAATTGTTGTTAACAGTATTAAAGATTGCTATGCGGTTCTTGGTATTATTCATACATGCTGGAAACCAATGCCTGGCAGATTTAAAGATTATATCGCGATGCCAAAAACAAATATGTATCAATCTCTACACACGACAGTAATTGGACCAAAAGGGGATCCACTGGAAGTACAGATTAGAACACTAGAGATGCATAAAATCTCTGAATATGGTGTTGCGGCCCATTGGGCATATAAAGAAGGTAAAACGACTAGTCAACAAGCGTCATTTGAAAAAAAACTTTCTTGGTTTAGGGAAATTTTAGAGTTTCAAAATGAGGCAGAAAATGCTGAAGAGTTTATGGAATCGTTAAAGATTGATTTGTTTTCAGATATGGTGTTTGTTTTTACGCCAAAAGGCGATGTAATTGAACTGCCATCAGGTTCCGTTCCAATTGACTTTGCCTACCGAATTCATTCTGAGATTGGTAATAAGACAATTGGTGCAAAAATAAATGGGAAAATGGTTACGTTAGATTATAAATTAAAAACCGGCGATATTATTGAAGTTTTAACTTCAAAACATTCATATGGGCCAAGTCAAGATTGGATAAAATTAGTACAAACTTCGCAGGCGAAAAATAAAATTCGACAGTTTTTTAAACGTCAACGCAAAGAAGAAAATATTGTTAAGGGCAGAGAACTGGTTGAAAAAGAAATTAAAGATATGGACTTTGATCTAAAGACAATTCTTACTGCAGACAATATAAATAAAGTTGCCGAAAAGTTTAATTTTTCGCATGAAGATGATATGTATGCTGCAGTTGGTTATAACGGAATTTCCGCTATCCAGGTTGCTAATCGCCTCACAGAAAAGTGGAGGAGGTTACGTGATGAGGAAGAAATAATTAAAGATATACCTGCGGAACCGAAAATTGAAAATCAGTCTAGTCGTTATGAAGCAGGTGTAAAAGTAACAGGGGCAGATAATCTACTTATTCGCCTGTCACGCTGCTGTAGCCCAGTACCAGGTGATAATATTATTGGATTTATTACTAAAGGTCGTGGTGTTTCTGTTCATAGAACGGATTGCCCTAATCTAAAATCTAGTGAAACGCAAGATAGACTCATACCCGTTGAATGGGAAATGGGAACGAGTTATGTGAAAGAATATAATGTAGATATTGAAATTAATGGGTATGACCGCCGTGGCTTGCTTAATGAAGTGATGCAAATGGTGAGTGGAACGAAGACAAATATTACAGCAGTTTCTGGACGAACGGATCGGAATAAAATGGCGACTATTATGATGTCAATCACGATTCAAAATATAAGCCATCTTCATAAAGTTGTAGATAAAATTAAACAGATTCCAGATATATACGCGGTTCGTCGAATTATGAACTAA
- the dtd gene encoding D-aminoacyl-tRNA deacylase has protein sequence MKVVLQRCKTANVKVEGKEVGNIGVGLVLLVGLTHDDTEEACSWIADKIVNLRIFEDSEGKMNRSLMEENGEILSVSQFTLYGDCNKGRRPNFMSAAKPEHAETLYDRFNELLRAKNITVETGIFGAMMDVSLVNAGPVTLILER, from the coding sequence ATGAAAGTAGTGTTGCAAAGATGTAAGACAGCAAACGTGAAAGTAGAAGGAAAAGAGGTTGGCAATATCGGTGTTGGTCTCGTTTTGCTTGTTGGGCTTACTCATGATGATACAGAAGAGGCTTGCTCTTGGATTGCAGACAAAATTGTTAACTTAAGAATATTTGAAGACAGTGAAGGCAAGATGAACCGCTCTTTAATGGAGGAAAACGGTGAAATCTTATCTGTTTCTCAATTTACATTATACGGAGATTGCAATAAAGGTCGTAGGCCTAACTTTATGAGCGCAGCAAAGCCCGAGCATGCAGAAACTCTTTACGATCGCTTTAATGAACTTTTGCGAGCTAAAAATATTACTGTTGAAACTGGTATTTTTGGTGCAATGATGGATGTATCCTTGGTTAACGCTGGTCCGGTTACATTGATTTTAGAAAGATAA
- a CDS encoding replication-associated recombination protein A, which yields MKNQPLAYRMRPTSIDEVSGQRHLVGEGKIIARMVKARQLASMILYGPPGIGKTSIASAIAGSTKYAFRTLNAVTNNKKDMEIVAAEGKMSGKVILLLDEVHRLDKAKQDFLLPYLENGMIILIGATTSNPYHAINPAIRSRCQIFELFPLTEDDMKRTIRMALSNEERGLGKYTIDLADAAFEHLARASNGDARSALNALELAVLSTEPDDEGIIHITTSVAEECLQKKSLAHDKDGDAHYDVLSGLQKSIRGSDTNAALHYLGRLIEAGDLPSISRRLLVIAYEDIGLANPQAGPRTLAAIQTAEKIGFPEARIPLANAIIELCLSPKSNSAISAIDAALADIRAGKSGEVPMHLKDAHYKGAKDLGRGIGYKYPHDYESGWVKQQYLPDKLKNKQYYLPKQTGKFEQALATVYEKIRKS from the coding sequence ATGAAAAATCAGCCGTTAGCTTATAGAATGCGTCCAACATCCATTGATGAGGTCTCTGGGCAACGACATTTAGTTGGAGAAGGGAAAATAATCGCTAGAATGGTTAAAGCCCGTCAACTAGCGTCAATGATACTATATGGACCTCCTGGAATTGGAAAGACATCGATTGCAAGCGCAATTGCTGGCAGTACAAAATATGCATTCAGAACTCTAAATGCTGTGACAAATAATAAAAAGGATATGGAAATCGTTGCTGCTGAGGGAAAAATGAGTGGAAAAGTCATCCTTTTACTTGATGAGGTCCATCGTTTGGATAAAGCAAAACAAGATTTCCTACTCCCTTATTTAGAAAACGGCATGATCATTCTAATTGGAGCTACAACTAGTAATCCATATCATGCAATTAATCCAGCGATCAGAAGTCGATGTCAAATATTCGAACTGTTCCCGCTTACCGAAGATGATATGAAGCGGACGATTAGAATGGCACTTTCTAACGAAGAACGTGGTCTTGGCAAATATACTATTGATCTTGCCGACGCAGCTTTCGAGCACTTAGCAAGAGCAAGTAATGGTGACGCAAGAAGTGCTCTAAACGCTTTGGAGCTTGCCGTATTATCTACGGAACCTGATGACGAGGGAATCATACATATTACTACTTCCGTGGCCGAAGAATGTCTACAGAAAAAAAGCCTTGCCCACGATAAAGATGGCGATGCTCATTATGACGTGTTAAGCGGATTACAAAAATCGATTCGAGGCAGTGACACAAATGCTGCTCTTCATTATTTAGGTCGATTAATTGAAGCGGGAGATTTACCAAGCATTTCGAGACGCTTACTCGTTATTGCCTACGAGGATATTGGACTTGCCAATCCACAAGCAGGACCACGGACGCTTGCCGCCATTCAAACAGCGGAAAAGATCGGATTTCCCGAAGCTCGAATACCATTAGCAAATGCCATCATTGAACTTTGTTTATCTCCAAAGTCCAACTCGGCAATCAGTGCAATAGATGCGGCGCTTGCGGATATCCGTGCTGGAAAAAGCGGAGAAGTGCCGATGCATTTGAAAGATGCACACTATAAAGGTGCGAAAGACCTTGGCAGAGGTATTGGTTATAAATATCCCCATGATTACGAGAGTGGTTGGGTGAAACAACAGTATTTACCTGATAAACTAAAAAACAAACAATATTATCTACCGAAGCAAACAGGGAAATTCGAACAAGCATTGGCAACTGTTTATGAAAAAATCAGGAAAAGTTAA